In Amphiura filiformis chromosome 2, Afil_fr2py, whole genome shotgun sequence, one DNA window encodes the following:
- the LOC140141133 gene encoding uncharacterized protein produces the protein MAVVPISLGSKSLLRLTGLLALAWLGLAWPGILKWDTNQYCIDYQLQYNLNMVCYTRSQLIELNSSMCHSCKLPTDVWSTVMELGLRSKPPTRRGTRAGKSVKTDIPSLPSCVACNSNTSSPRLHNDMSLGVWNAQSITSKTDILCENIIEHDFDIMIVTESWMKPDDDVKLGEMCPPGYNGLNCSRGSRGGGIAVVHKKQYKLLHCDDLLPASSSFEHALIRSNDVNLVIIYRSPSNSKGDFLSEFEEFLGTVDLLPGRSIVAGDFNIHVNKPWLPEVKSFLEVLTSANFHQVVRGPTHKSGNTLDLIIVRKEDITVEACTNYPLHVSDHYLIAATVDLPKLTAHKISYSFRNFRDMDIKLFSDDLSAKMDSIIASEYDDLDSLVYAYNTGCQDVLDSHAPITCRTRSVRSQPRWFNKSVQDARQYKRRCERRWRKSRSDTDRQAYISSQRKVADVIATEKKLYFKETLLNCNTKDMFKTVNTLLNKSQCSLPDCSDPVRLANSFGNFFVNKVDKIRKDVDKKHSTSAGYPEQICPPHLPEAQIHFHIPITCSASLASCG, from the exons ATGGCTGTTGTACCTATTTCTCTAGGCAGTAAATCCCTGCTAAGATTGACTGGTTTACTGGCCTTGGCTTGGCTTGGCTTGGCTTGGCCAGGTATACTCAAGTGGGATACTAATCAATATTGTATTGACTATCAACTACAATACAATCTCAACATGGTGTGCTATACAAGGTCCCAATTAATTGAACTTAATTCATCTATGTGTCATAGCTGCAAACTTCCCACAGATGTTTGGAGTACTGTTATGGAGCTTGGATTACGGTCCAAACCACCTACAAGAAGGGGTACACGAGCTGGAAAGAGTGTGAAGACTGATATACCTTCACTACCTAGTTGTGTTGCATGTAATTCGAATACCTCGTCTCCTCGATTGCACAATGACATGAGCCTTGGTGTGTGGAATGCACAGTCGATAACTAGTAAAACAGATATTCTTTGTGAAAACATCATTGAGCATGACTTTGACATAATGATTGTGACTGAGAGCTGGATGAAACCTGATGATGATGTTAAGTTGGGTGAAATGTGTCCTCCAGGGTACAATGGATTGAACTGCTCTAGAGGTTCGCGTGGTGGAGGAATTGCGGTTGTTCATAAAAAGCAATATAAACTTCTGCACTGTGACGATCTTCTTCCTGCTTCATCATCTTTTGAGCATGCTCTCATTCGTTCCAATGACGTCAATCTGGTCATTATTTACAGGTCACCATCAAACAGTAAGGGTGACTTTCTTAGTGAATTTGAAGAATTTTTAGGTACTGTTGACCTTCTGCCTGGAAGGTCTATTGTAGCTGGAGACTTCAATATACACGTGAACAAACCTTGGTTGCCTGAAGTTAAATCCTTTTTGGAAGTTCTGACATCTGCGAACTTTCACCAGGTCGTCCGTGGTCCCACACATAAATCTGGAAACACATTGGACCTGATAATTGTCAGAAAAGAGGATATCACTGTTGAGGCGTGCACCAACTACCCTCTTCATGTTTCTGACCATTATTTGATCGCTGCTACTGTTGACCTTCCAAAACTCACCGCTCACAAAATATCATATTCATTTAGGAACTTTCGCGATATGGACATAAAGTTGTTCTCTGATGATCTTTCAGCTAAGATGGATTCTATCATTGCTTCGGAGTATGATGATTTAGACTCTCTGGTTTATGCCTATAATACTGGTTGCCAAGATGTCCTTGACTCTCATGCACCAATTACATGTAGGACACGTTCTGTTCGTAGTCAACCTAGATGGTTCAACAAGTCTGTCCAAGATGCCAGGCAGTACAAACGGCGTTGTGAAAGGCGTTGGAGAAAGTCGCGCAGTGACACTGACCGCCAGGCGTACATCTCATCTCAGCGGAAGGTTGCTGATGTCATTGCCACTGAGAAGAAATTATATTTTAAGGAGACTCTGTTGAACTGTAATACTAAGGACATGTTCAAAACAGTCAATACTTTACTTAATAAGAGCCAGTGCTCTCTACCTGATTGTAGTGATCCTGTTAGGTTGGCAAATagttttggaaatttctttgtgaaCAAAGTTGACAAAATACGTAAAGATGTTGACA AAAAACATTCAACGTCTGCAGGGTATCCAGAACAAATCTGCCCGCCTCATCTTCCAGAAGCCCAGATTCACTTCCACATCCCCATTACTTGCtcagcttcactggcttcctgtGGCTGA